One genomic window of Motacilla alba alba isolate MOTALB_02 chromosome 3, Motacilla_alba_V1.0_pri, whole genome shotgun sequence includes the following:
- the RAB32 gene encoding ras-related protein Rab-32: MAGGEGAGSGVPECREHLFKVLVIGELGVGKTSIIKRYVHQLFSQHYRATIGVDFALKVINWDSKTLVRLQLWDIAGQERFGNMTRVYYKEAVGAFVVFDVTRGSTFEAVSKWKHDLDSKVLLPNGSPIPAVLLANKCDQKKDGNQNPSQMDQFCREGGFVGWFETSAKDNINIDEAARFLVENILANYKTFPNEENDVGKPKLDLDPLKAESKSQCC, encoded by the exons ATGGCCGGCGGGGAAGGAGCGGGAAGCGGCGTGCCGGAGTGCCGGGAGCACCTCTTCAAGGTGCTGGTGATCGGCGAGCTGGGCGTGGGCAAAACCAGCATTATCAAGCGCTACGTGCACCAGCTCTTCTCCCAGCACTACCGGGCCACCATCGGCGTGGATTTCGCGCTCAAAGTCATCAACTGGGACAGCAAGACCCTGGTgcggctgcagctctgggataTCGCAG GCCAGGAGCGCTTTGGAAATATGACCAGAGTATACTACAAAGAGGCAGTTGGTGCTTTTGTGGTCTTTGATGTCACAAGAGGCTCCACTTTTGAGGCTGTTTCAAAATGGAAGCATGATTTGGACAGTAAAGTACTACTTCCCAAtggcagccccatccctgctgttcTACTCGCAAATAAGTGTGACCAGAAGAAAGATGGCAACCAAAATCCCTCTCAAATGGACCAGTTCTGCAGAGAAGGTGGCTTTGTTGGATGGTTTGAAACATCTGCCAAG GACAACATCAACATAGACGAAGCTGCTCGATTCTTGGTGGAAAACATCCTTGCCAATTACAAAACCTTTCCTAATGAAGAGAATGATGTGGGGAAACCAAAACTGGACCTAGACCCATTGAAAGCAGAGAGTAAATCACAATGCTGCTAA